ttttacctgctagtcagatggtgcgaagtagtctggagatgttgtccgacaggagttcagctccggctcgactggggtgcaggccgtcaggacggaagagcctaggacgctcccagaaaagattccagttattagcaaagagcaatttctgttctttacaccatgttattagccattcattcaaagctaaaagtctactgaacctttcatttcctcggcggtaggtaggaagcggcccagaaacgatgatctgcgtggcgggcgaggtgcgtcgaaccgtctcgatcaggctcctgaagtccttcttcaggatctccgactgccggagcccggtgtcgtttgtccccacgtggaggacaacggcaccagggctctcggcagcgcccaggatggttggaatctgtgtagaaatatttttcacacgggcaccaggaaagcagaaagtacgtactttattaccttttgaggaggcggcacggacgtgacgaacgatcgagtcaccgatgatggccacatcgggacccgactcgcggagaggggagaagcggttctccgtggagatctcgaacacaggcggagacgttctgccccgggatctgggaagcaccttgcgcggctgcacccaggcgccgtggtagccgggtgtcggcgtgaacgacgcctggctgagccgcgccccgggtgcgctgggcctggacagagaaggacgcggggttgaggtagagggaatgatgtggttgtaatttccacgtaccttaggtgatgagacggccttagcattaggtacg
The Danio rerio strain Tuebingen ecotype United States chromosome 4, GRCz12tu, whole genome shotgun sequence genome window above contains:
- the znf1069 gene encoding zinc finger protein 1069 isoform X3; the protein is MEALELELEEVESQIRALVVRRSRLRERLLAVPNAKAVSSPKVRGNYNHIIPSTSTPRPSLSRPSAPGARLSQASFTPTPGYHGAWVQPRKVLPRSRGRTSPPVFEISTENRFSPLRESGPDVAIIGDSIVRHVRAASSKGNKVRTFCFPGARVKNISTQIPTILGAAESPGAVVLHVGTNDTGLRQSEILKKDFRSLIETVRRTSPATQIIVSGPLPTYRRGNERFSRLLALNEWLITWCKEQKLLFANNWNLFWERPRLFRPDGLHPSRAGAELLSDNISRLLRTI
- the znf1069 gene encoding zinc finger protein 1069 isoform X2, encoding MAFIKEESEDVKIEETFTVKQEDLQEQTGEASMEALELELEEVESQIRALVVRRSRLRERLLAVPNAKAVSSPKVRGNYNHIIPSTSTPRPSLSRPSAPGARLSQASFTPTPGYHGAWVQPRKVLPRSRGRTSPPVFEISTENRFSPLRESGPDVAIIGDSIVRHVRAASSKGNKVRTFCFPGARVKNISTQIPTILGAAESPGAVVLHVGTNDTGLRQSEILKKDFRSLIETVRRTSPATQIIVSGPLPTYRRGNERFSRLLALNEWLITWCKEQKLLFANNWNLFWERPRLFRPDGLHPSRAGAELLSDNISRLLRTI
- the znf1069 gene encoding zinc finger protein 1069 isoform X7, producing the protein MEALELELEEVESQIRALVVRRSRLRERLLAVPNAKAVSSPKVRGNYNHIIPSTSTPRPSLSRPSAPGARLSQASFTPTPGYHGAWVQPRKVLPRSRGRTSPPVFEISTENRFSPLRESGPDVAIIGDSIVRHVRAASSKGNKVRTFCFPGARVKNISTQIPTILGAAESPGAVVLHVGTNDTGLRQSEILKKDFRSLIETVRRTSPATQIIVSGPLPTYRRGNERLFRPDGLHPSRAGAELLSDNISRLLRTI
- the znf1069 gene encoding zinc finger protein 1069 isoform X8; its protein translation is MAFIKEESEDVKIEETFTVKQEDLQEQTGEASMEALELELEEVESQIRALVVRRSRLRERLLAVPNAKAVSSPKVRGNYNHIIPSTSTPRPSLSRPSAPGARLSQASFTPTPGYHGAWVQPRKVLPRSRGRTSPPVFEISTENRFSPLRESGPDVAIIGDSIVRHVRAASSKDSNHPGRCREPWCRCPPRGDKRHRAPAVGDPEEGLQEPDRDGSTHLARHADHRFWAASYLPPRK
- the znf1069 gene encoding zinc finger protein 1069 isoform X6, which codes for MHTVARGCIFLLQEKHRWRRWSWSWKKWSPRSARWWPSAPGARLSQASFTPTPGYHGAWVQPRKVLPRSRGRTSPPVFEISTENRFSPLRESGPDVAIIGDSIVRHVRAASSKGNKVRTFCFPGARVKNISTQIPTILGAAESPGAVVLHVGTNDTGLRQSEILKKDFRSLIETVRRTSPATQIIVSGPLPTYRRGNERFSRLLALNEWLITWCKEQKLLFANNWNLFWERPRLFRPDGLHPSRAGAELLSDNISRLLRTI
- the znf1069 gene encoding zinc finger protein 1069 isoform X4; translated protein: MAFIKEESEDVKIEETFTVKQEDLQEQTGEASMEALELELEEVESQIRALVVRRSRLRERLLAVPNAKAVSSPKVRGNYNHIIPSTSTPRPSLSRPSAPGARLSQASFTPTPGYHGAWVQPRKVLPRSRGRTSPPVFEISTENRFSPLRESGPDVAIIGDSIVRHVRAASSKGNKVRTFCFPGARVKNISTQIPTILGAAESPGAVVLHVGTNDTGLRQSEILKKDFRSLIETVRRTSPATQIIVSGPLPTYRRGNERLFRPDGLHPSRAGAELLSDNISRLLRTI
- the znf1069 gene encoding zinc finger protein 1069 isoform X9, coding for MEALELELEEVESQIRALVVRRSRLRERLLAVPNAKAVSSPKVRGNYNHIIPSTSTPRPSLSRPSAPGARLSQASFTPTPGYHGAWVQPRKVLPRSRGRTSPPVFEISTENRFSPLRESGPDVAIIGDSIVRHVRAASSKDSNHPGRCREPWCRCPPRGDKRHRAPAVGDPEEGLQEPDRDGSTHLARHADHRFWAASYLPPRK